Within Schumannella luteola, the genomic segment GTTGCTCAGCGCGTAGATGCTCCCGTCGAGCGACGCCGTGGTTGTGCCGCTCTCCTCCTGCGTCAGGGTGACCCCGGTCAGCAAGATCAGCCGGTTCCCGTTCTGCAGCCGCTTGATGAAGTCGAGAACCTGGTCATGGGTCCCAGCCAGAGCGATCGTCACCTTGATGACGACGAAGTTCGCCGCAGTGACCGCGCCCTTCGTGAGCGGCACGTCAGCTGCAGCCGCGCTCGGCGCTGCGGCTGTAGCTGAAGCCGAGGCCGACGGAGATGCGCTCGGGCTCGCCGACGCTGCGGCAGGGTCCGCCGGCGCCGCCGGCGCCGCAGGCGGCGCGTACGCCACGGGCGTCGACACGTCGAGCGAGCTCACAGAGGCGCCACTCTGCCCGCTGATGTCGGTCAGCTCGGCGATGAAAGCCGCGCCATCGACTCCGGCCGGCAGCTTCTTACGGATCTCCGCGGCCTGCTCGTCGAGCTCGTTCTTCTTCTTGGAAGCTTCGGTCAAACCGCTGATCTGACTGCGAAGGTCGACGAGTTGAGCGTCGACATTCGCCTTGTCAGACGAGGCTGTCGCGATGGCTCCGAGCTGAGGTTGCACGCCGAGGAACACGCCACCGGCGATGAGCGCGATGCAGACGACCGCGGTCACGAGGTACCAGATCCTGTTGTCGAGCTTCATTTGTCGGTCCCCTGCTTCGGGGCGTACTTGTACGAGTACGCGTCCTTATTGATGTGCATGACGAGCTCGAGCGTGTACACGCCTGTGCTTTCGTCGCGAGAGAAGCTTGTCGGCGTCGCGTCGACAAAGCCGGGCAGCGTGGAGAGGCTGTCGATCCAGTCCGGGATACTCGGCGCGGTCGGCGATTCTGCGCTGAACGTCAGTGTGCCGATTCGGGAGCCCTCAAGCGGGGTTGAAGGCTGCGTGTACGGCTCCTCGATGCCCTGACTGTCGGCCGTGATGCTGGTGATCGTGACGCCCGCTGGCAGGTTTGCCTGAAGCTGGGAGATGTAGCCAGCCCAGTCGATATCGCTCGATCCGCCGACCTGCAGCGCCGCGTCACCGGTGGCGATGAGCGTCTGCGTCTGACGGATGTCGCTGAACTTCGCGAGATCGAGGTTGAGCTGGTCGACCTCGGCGCGGGCGTCCTGCACGGCGGCCTGGGCCGCGAAGCCCAGATACCAAGAGCCACCTACGGCACCGGCGACGACGATCGCGACGACGAATACGAGCAGGCGCAGGTTGCGGCGGATTCGACGCTTGCGTCGATTGTCATAGATCTCCGGCGGCAGCAGATTCGCTCTCGGCGAGAGCGCCAGCGCGGGAGCGGGTCCCGCTTTGGAGGCCTTGACGACGGGAGCCGGGGCGGCGGGAGCGTCCTGCGCCGGCGCGGCCACCGGCTCGACGGCCTTCGACTTCGACTTCGACTTGCCGATCGGACGCGTCAGGATGCTCATGACTTGCTCCCGAGGGCGAGACCGGCCGCCACGGGCACACCGGCGAGGTCGGCGCGGAGACGTTCGGCGTCGACCGTCTTGGCGACGCTGAATCGGGCCAGCGGGTCAGGGAGACCGACGGGGAGGCGGATGGCATCGGCCATCGCCGCGGGCAGGCCGGCAAGCTGCGCACCGCCCCCGGAGAGGTAGGCGCGGTCGAGGCGGACCCCCTGGTGGGTGTTGACGAAGAAGCTCAGGGTGTTGCGCACGCTGTCGATCAGTTCACCGGCGGCGGTCACGATCGCCTCGACGGCGGGCTTCCAATCGGGGGCGACGTTCTCGGAGTTCAGCCCGAAGCCGCGCTTGACCTTATCGCTCTGAGCCGCGTCGAGTCCGAGACGGCGAACGAGCGCCTGCGTGATGTCCTCGCCGCCACTCTGGATGATGCGCACGAACTGCGGCACGCCGTTGGCGGCGATGACGACACTCGTGGTGGTCGCTCCGATGTGCACGATCGCGACGAGGTCGCGGGAGTCCGACATCGGAACCAGCGCTCGCGTCAGCGCGAACGGGATGAGATCGACCTCGACCGGGTCGAGCCCGGCAGCCTGAACCGCCTCGACGTTCTTCAGGACGGGTTCCTTGACCGCCGCGATCAGCAGTCCGTTGACCACGTCGGAGTTCTCCGAGCGCCCGGCCGACACCGGGTAGAAGTCGAGGATCGCATCGGCGACAGGCACCGGCAGCAGCTCCTGCACCTGGAAAGGCAGGCTCTCCTTGATCTGTGCAAGCGGCATCTGGGGCACGGACACGTCGCGCACCATCACGCGCTGGTTGCCCATTCCGAGCACGACCTTCTTGCTCTTGAAGCCCGCGGTCGCCCAGAGCTGCTTGAGCGCGGCCGAAACGGTGCCCACCTCGAGCACCTCACCCTTCTGGATCGCCGTCGGCGGTACCACGATCGAGTGGTAGCGCAGCAGTGTGGGCTTGGCCTTTCCGGGGTCCGCGAGTTCCGCGGCCCGGATCACCCCGTTCCCGATGTCGAGCCCGACGATTGTCGAAGCCATGTTTCCCCCCTTAAATGTGCGCGTCAGCGAATGCCGACGAGCGTCAGATACGCCTGAGCCAGCGGCTCTCCGGCGAAGATCCCGATCCAGGCGCCGAGCAGCATCCACGGTCCGAACGGGATGCCGGTCTTGCGACCGCCCCGACGGAGCGCGATGAGCACGATTCCGAAGACCCCTCCCAGCGCGAACGCCGAAGCGATCCCGACGGCCAGCTGCGGCCATCCGAGGAAGCCCAGCAGCATGCCGATGACGCCGGCGAGCTTGACGTCGCCGAGACCCATGCCGCCCGGGTAGGCGAAAGCCAGGATGAAGTAGAACAGCAGACTGCCGGCCGCGCCGATCAGCGCGGGGACCAGTCGGCCCGCGTCTCCTCCGGCGAGGGCGGCGGCCGTGACCAGCACCGCCATGACGGGGTAGGCCGGATACACGATCGCGTTCGGCAGACGGTGCACGTCGACGTCGATCATCGTGAGGGCGACAGAGATCGCCGCGAAGTAGAGCAGTGCGGCCAGCACGGCGGCCGAGGCGAGCGCCTGCCCGATCGTGGCCGCGGTCACGACAGCCGGCGTGAAGACGAGCGCCACGCCGATGAACGCGAGCCCCGTGACGAGCTCGATCGCGGGATAGCGCGCCGAGATGCGCATGCGGCACGAGCGGCAGCGCCCTCCGAGCAGCAGCCACGACAGCAGCGGCACGTTGTCGCGCCCCTTGATCGGGGTCTCGCATCCCGGGCAGGCCGAGGCGGGGGCGACGACCGAGAGGCCGTTGGGCACGCGGTAGATCACCACGTTGAGGAACGAGCCGATCGCGAGACCGAGGGCGCCGAGCACCCCGACGACGGCGATCATGAGCCGGCCGCCTTGGCGCCGGCAGAGGTGAAGGCCGCGGGCACGCTCGCGATCTGCGAGACGCCGTAGCTCAAGCTGGCGGGAGCGAGGTACTTGGGCGGCGCGTTGTACTTCAGCGTCGCGTCGTACTGGTAGTTCTTGCTGTAGCCGGTCGAGATGGTCTGACCACCCGTAGCCACCGTGCCGCGGTACTTCTGCGCGAGGCTGCCCACGATCTTGAGCTCGCCGCGCGGGCCGAAGGCGTCGTAGTTCTGCACCATGATCGTGCCGTCGACGGCGAGGAGCGCCGCGTTGATCTCGCGGTTCTGGGCGCCGTAAACGGGCTGGATGTAGTTGCGTCCACCCGACTGGTACACGTTCATCGGGTTCCAGATGATGATCGCCGACTGTCCGACGACACCGAGCAGGTTGTAGTCGCTGCCGTCGATGAAGCTGTTCGCCGCATACTTGACGTCGCCCGTGATGTAGGCGTAGCGGCTCGCGCCGACCGTGACATGGCCCTTCAGCGTGCCGGAGATGTAGACGTCTCCCGAGTTGCAGGTGTAGGAGTTCGCGCCGCCCGGCGACGCCGCGTAGTTCTCGCTGTCGGCGGGGTACTGCACGCTCGTGCCGCCGCGGGTGAGGGACCACCCGTAGAGGTAGCTTCCCCCGTTCCACGACGTGGCGCGCGTGCAGGCGAAGGTGGCGCCGGCGGCCGTGAATGACTTGCGCTGCGTCGGGTCCGACGAGACGCTCGGGTAGTTGACGTCCTTCTTGTTGGTCGGCACGTCCTGCACCCAGATCACGTTGTCCTTCGGGACCGTCACCGTGGCGCCGCCGATGCTCTGCAGCGTGTTGTTCTGCACCGTGTTCGTCGTGGTCGACACGGCGCCGCACTCGGCGGGCGCGGTGCCGGTGAGACCGTCGGTGGAGGGGCGCGTCTTCTGCGTCCAGGGCGAGATCACGGTCATGGTGCCGTCGGCGTTGAAGGTGATCTGCGTCGGACCGGTGTAGGTGCAGCCGGGCGCGTCACCGGTGTAGCCGTCCGAGGTGCCCTCCACGGCGAGTGCGGACGAGGAGTCGGGCAGCGGGAACGACGAGCCGTTGGCGGGGTTGGACCCGCCGGTCGAGCTGTTCGTCGCCTTGTCGTAGGTGCTGTCGGAGCAGCCGCTGCTCGCCTTCACGACCGGCGCGTAGCCGGCGGGCGCCGCCGAGGTCACGTTGCCGCGGAAGCGGGCACCGCAGGAGACGAACTGGTCTTCGGAGAAGACGTCGCCCTGCAGGTCGTCACTCGCGGCGAACTGGACCACGCAGCTGATGTTGGTCGGGCGCGCCGGGGTGTCCCACGGGTAGCGCGAGCAGCGCGTGTCCGAGCCGGTCACCCGCGAGTCGGTGACTTCGTACTTCGTGTAGTAGACGAAATCGTAGAAGCCCTTCTTGCGGAGGTCGGCGATGACCGAGCGCACCGAGCTGCCGACCTTGCCGGTCGCGCGCACGTGGATGATGCCACCGCTCGCGTAGTCCTTGGTGTTGACCTCGTAGCGGAAGGTCGCCTTGTTGGTCGTCCCGGGCACCGAAGCCCAGCGGCCGGAAGCGTCGACGTCGAAGGCCGCGTTGTCCAGGTCTCCCGTGGGGAGGGACAGGAGCATCGCCCCCGTGCTCGACTTGCTCGTCTTCGAGAACTCGGCGTTGGGGTTGCCGTACTTGACGTAGTTGGGCGCCGAGGTCAGTCGCGACTTGTAGTCGTTGAGCCCGGCGACGGCGGCGGCGTACGCCGAGGTCCAGTTGTTCTCGGTGTCGGTCTTCTTCATCGAGCTCGACGAGACGTTGAGCGAGACCGCGACGAGCGCGAGCATCAGCATGCCGATGCCGAGTACGGACACGAGTGCCCAGCCGCTCTCCTCCCCGGAGCGCAGACGGCCCAGGCGACCCAGGATGGTCGATCGTGCGGTCATGGTCAGCTCCCTGCGTACTTCTGAGTCGAGCCCGCATTGGGCAGATAGACGGTCGTGGACATCGAGACCGGAACCGTCGAGCCGGCTGCCTGGGCTGTCAACGAGATGTTGACGCCGATGATGAGACCGACGTTGGTCGTCGTCACGGTCGATACCGTGCACGGGCTCGACGCCGGTGCCGGGCAGGTCCCCTGGATGTAGTTCAGGCTGAAAGCAGTGACCCGCGAGCCCAGGTTGCGTTTGTTCGACGGTGCGGTCGAGAGCGGGTACGACGCCGAGGATGACGGCACAGTCCAGGCGTTGCGGACGATCGTCCCGTTCTCGAGTGAGTAGGCGACCTGCAGGGGCATGCCGATCGGATTCGGACGGGCGACGTCACTGTAGGTGATCAGGCGGATCTTCTCGCCCGTGACCGTCGCTTCGCTTCCGGGCCGCACAGCCCAGGTGATCGGCGAATTGCCCGGGATGTTGACGCCGGCACGAATGTCCGTGCTCATCGCATCGAGGACGTTCTGCGCCTCCGCGGTGCTGCGACTGCGGTCGTTCGTCAGCGTCGTCACCTTCCCTACCTGGACGAGCATCGTGCCGACCAGCGACAAAACCAGAGCGGTGAGCGCCATTCCGACGATCATCTCGATCAGCGAGATACCTGCTTCGCCGCCGGCGCCGTGCTGCAGGCGCCGCTTGATCGCGCCGATCACGATGCGCTCCGCGGGTCGAGGGTCGCCGTGCCAGCCGGGCTGGTCGAGTAGGCGTTCGTGAGCGCCTGAGCCGAGAGCGGGAAGCTCAGGCCGAGGAGCCCGCCGTAGCTGAGAGACCACGTGCCGTAGGGCAGCGCGAGCTTGGGAGAGTTGTTGTTCTTGACCGTGAAGGTGTACTTCTGCCCGGTCGCGCAGCCCGGGTCTCCCGGCCCGGCGGCGGCGCTGGTCGCGACGACCGTGTACGTGCCGTTGCTCGGAAGACCGGTCGCCTGCACGACACCCATCGGAACGCCGTAGCTCGGGGAGGTGTTCGGAAGGGCGGTCACCGGGTCCTGACGCACGCCGTCGAGGAGGTTCTTGCCTCCCGCGGAGCCGGCGTCCCAGTTGCCCGGGTCGGGCGACAGACAGGTCGTGGCTGCGCCCTGAGCGGGAGCGAACGCGCCCGCGATGGCGGTGTAGCCGACCTTCGCCGCGGGAAAGAGATCCACGCGCGAAGGCGTGCCGCTGACCGTGTAGTACGGAGGGATGTCGGCCGAGGTGAACCAGGTCGTCACAAGGTCGGTCGGGTAGATGACGTTGCTCTGACCCGTCGGGTAGCTCGTGTTGACCGAGGTGTCGACGTCGTAGTCGAACGAGACGGGGACGGCCGAGCCGGCGGTGACGTTGAGGACCTGCGACACCGAGGTCTTCTGGTGCTTCCGGTCGACGTTGCCCGTGACATCGGCGGTGACCGTGTAGCTGCCCGGGGCGACGCCGGTGATGAAGGCGCAGCCGTCGGTGTTGGTCTTGGGCACCGTCAGGGCGATGCCCCCGGTGCTCTTCGCCGAGAGCTGGAGGTTCGCGTAGCCGGATCCGTCGGACTTGGTGACCTTGATGAAGATCGTGCCGTTACCCGGGTCCTTGATCGTGTTGTCGGCGCTGATGAGCGCATCCGAGGTCGCGGCCGGCGTGGTCTGCAGCTGCGTCGACCAGATGGTCTCGACGCGCACGCGGAGAAGCTGGAAGCTGCTGTCGACGGCGCCGCAGCTGCGGTCGGCCCCGGAGGTGTCGGTCCACGCGACCGTCTGGAACGTCGTGTAGGTGATGCCGTCGATCTGCATGGTCGACGACGGCGAGGTCTTCGAGCTGGACTGCACCGAGTAGGGCGACTGAGTGCGGACGTAGTCGAGCTGCGCCGAGTTCAGGTTGAGCGCGACGGCGCGGCTCTGCGCGTCGCCGGCGATCTTCGAAGAGATCACGAGGCCCTGCGCCACGCCGACGGCGATGAGCGCGAAGATCACCATCGCGACGACCACCTCGACGATGCCGAGGCCGGTGTCGTCGGCGGCGACGCGGGCCGCGACGCGCTGTGCGCGGAGCCGTGCGTTTCGGAGCCAGATCATTTCCGCCCCCCGCGGTTCGATCATGGACAGGTGTACTGAAGCCGCGGCTGCGGTCATGCACCGGTGCCGGGGACTAGGTCCCCGGCACCGGCACGTCGCCCTGGCGGGCGCGCGTTGAGTCTTAGCTCATGACGCCGGCGTTGCAGGTGCCGGTCGCGATCGCCTTCTTGTCGGAGACGGCGAACCGCGTGCCCGAAGCGCTGACAGCAGTGATGCAGAAGCCGCCGTTCGAAGCCACGACCGTGATCGCGGGCAGGTCGCCGGCCGTCGCGCTCTTGTAGTTCGACGCGTCCGACTGGGTGTAGCCCTGGCCCTCGAGTCCGGTGAGCGCGGTCGGGTAGTTGCCGTCCTGGGTGTACTTGGCCACAACAGCGGTCTTGGCGTTGCCGAGGTCCGACTTGACGGCCGAGTCCTTCGCGTTGTTCTGAACGCCGATGTAGACGGGGATCGCGATCGCGGCGAGGATGCCGATGATGATCACGACGACGAGCAGCTCGATGAGCGTGAAGCCCTTGTCGCCGTTCTTCACGCGGTCCATACGGGCCGCCAGGATGTCCTGGATGCGGGTCATTTTCTTATCCGTTTCTTCGTCTGATTTGGATTTGCGAGCCGTCCCCCCAAACGGGCTGACCCGACATGTATGAAGTTATTGGCGTGTCTGCCGGCCCGGAATCCCGCGGATGGGGGTAATCTTCGCCATCCGCGTCCCCAGTCCGGGGGCAGGCGATCCGGCTACTGCTGCACGACCTGGATCATGTTGAAGATCGGCATGTAAAGCGCCACGATCATCCCTCCGATCACGACGCCGAGGAACGCGATCAGAAGCGGCTCGATAAGGCTCGTCAGGGCCTTCGTGGTCGCCTCGACCTCCATGTCGTAAAAGTCCGCGACCTTGCTCAGCATCGTCTCCAAGGCGCCGGAATCCTCGCCGACGGCGACCATCTGCACGACCATCGACGGGAACACCGACTCCTCGGCCAACGGGCCGGCGATCGACTTGCCCTGGCGGACCGAGTCGGCGACCTTCTTCGCGGCGTTCTCAACCACCCAGTTGCCGGAGGTCTCGCCGACGATAACCAGAGCCTGCAGGATCGGCACGCCCGCGCCGATCATGTTCGACAGGTTTCGCGAGAAGCGCGCGATCGCGATCTTGCCGTTCAGCTGACCGAAGACCGGAAGCTTCAGCATGATCGGGTCGAAGCGCTGCCTGACTTCCTCGCGATTCTTGTTCGTGCGCCACCAGACCGATCCACCGATCGTCACCACCAGGATCGCGGGAACAATCCACCACATGTTCTGCGAGAGACCGACGAGAATCATTGTCGGCGCTGGGAGATCCTTCCCTGCGCTAGAAAACATCTTCTGGAAGATCGGGACGATGAAGATCAGCATGACGATCACGGCGAGAACGGCGATGCCGAGCACCATCACGGGATAGGTCATCGCCGACTTGATCGTCGCCTTGAGCTTCGATTCTTTTTCGAAGTTCTCGGCGATGGTGGCGAGCGCGTCCTCAAGGAATCCGCCGGTCTCACCCGCCCGCACCATGTTGACCATGATCGGCGGGAACTCCACTGAGTGCTTCGCCAGCGCATCCGAGAGCGAGGCCCCGGACTCGACGTCGCGCGTCACCGCCCCCAGTACGCTCTTGAGCTTCTTGTTCTCGGTCTGCTCGGCGAGGATGTTGAGGGTCTTGAGCAGGGATAGGCCGGCCGACACCATAGTCGCCATCTGCCGGCTGAAGACGGCGAGTGCCTTGAGGTCGACGCCCTTGGAGAAGCTGCCGAGGGAGATCTCCCTCGCGAGCCCGGTCCCGCCGGTCGACTCGCGGATCTCGACCGGCGCCAGGCCCATCGAACGGAGCTTGTCGACGACAGCGCCCTCGCTCGAGGCCTCGAGTCGGCCGCTGACCAGCTTGCCGGTCGAGTTACGGCTCTTGTAGTCGAAGTTGCGAGCGGCGATCGCGGTCGCGGCCATCAGTGGCGTCCCTTCTGGTCTCCGTAGTCGGTGAAGTCGAGCGACACGAAGCCGCCCTCAGTCCCGACCGCGTTCATGTCGACGCGGGTGATGAGGCGCTCGAGCGTCTCCGGGTCCTGCGACTTCTCCATCGCGACGGAGCGCGTGATGGTTCCGTCGTTGACCAGCTGCGCGAGCGCCTGGTCCATCGTGTGCATGCCCTGCGAGGCGCCGGACTGCAGCACCGAGGTGATCTGGTACGTCTTGCCCTCGCGGACGAGGTTCGAGATGGCGGGCGTGGTGAACATGACCTCGGTCGCGACCGCACGGCCCGATCCCCCGGCCTTCTTCACCAGCGTCTGGCAGACGACGCCCTGCAGGGTCGCGGCCAGCTGGGTGCGCACCTGGTCCTGCTGGTGCGGCGGGAAGACGTCGATGACGCGGTCGATCGTGGTCGGCGCGCTCTGCGTGTGCAGGGTCGCGAACACGAGGTGGCCGGTCTCGGCGGCGGTCAGCGCGATCGAGATGGTCTCGAGGTCGCGCAGCTCGCCGATGAGGATGACGTCGGGGTCCTGGCGCAGCACGTGCTTCAGCGCGTTGCCGAAGCTGTGGGTGTCGCGGCCGACCTCGCGCTGGTTGATCAGCGACTTCTTGTTCTTGTGCATGAACTCGATCGGGTCCTCGACCGTCACGACGTGATCGCGGCGGGTCTCGTTGACCAGGTCGATCATGGCGGCGAGCGTCGTCGACTTGCCCGAGCCGGTGGGGCCCGTGACGAGCACCAGACCGCGGGGCAGGGTCGAGAACGAGCCGACCTCCTCGCCGATGCCGAGCTCGCGCAGGGTCTTGATGTGCGTCGGGATGATGCGGAAGGCCGCGCCCATCGAGCCGCGGTCCTGGTAGAAGTTCACGCGGAAGCGGGCGTTGGCCGACAGCGTGTAGGCGAAGTCGAGCTCGAGCACCTCCTCGAACTTCTTCTGGTAGTCCTCGCTGAGCAGCGAGTAGAGGCGGTCGCGCACCTCGGCGCGATCCCAGACGTCGTAGCCGGGGATCGGGCTGAGGCCGCCGTCGACGCGGAGCATCGGCGCGGCGCCCGAGGCGACGTGGAGGTCGGAGGCCCCGCTGAGCAGCACCTGCTGCAGCGCGGCGATCAGCTGCGCGTCCGGCGTGCCGGCGCCCGGGTTGAGGGCCGCGATCTCGTCGATCTCGGCCGCGCTCGGCGCGACGTCGGCGGGCGAGTCCGCGACGGCGACCGTGTCGAGCAGCTGCGTCGGCGCGGGCGCCTCGGCGGTGTCGACCGGAGCGGTCGGGAAGTCATAGGCGACCGTGGCCGGCTCCGCGACGTCGTCGAAGGAGATCGCCGAGAACGCATCCGGAGCGGGCGCGTCGACGACGGCGGTCGGCGTTGGCTCGGCGAAGGCGGGAGCCTCTGCCGCGGCAGCGGGAGCGAAGGCCGATTCGGCCGGAGCCGGGGCCCTGAGCACCGCATCCAGATCGATCGCCGGCGCCGTGGGAGCGAGCGACTCGGGCGCGCCGAGGTCGATCGCGCTGTCATCGACAGCCGGGGCGGCCTCGGCGGGCGCATCCAGGTCGAGCACCGATCCGGCCGCCTCGGGCGCGGTCGGAGCAGAAGGAGCGGAGGCCGACGCGAAGAACGCCGCATCCAGGTCGAGCGGAGCAGCGGCCGGCGCGACGTCATCGACCGAGTGCGACGCGGCAGCGGCCGGAGCCGGAGCAGCGAAGGACTCGAAGGAGAAGTCGGCGCCGCCGAAGTCGGGAGCATCCAGGTCGAGCACCGGCGCCG encodes:
- the pilM gene encoding type IV pilus assembly protein PilM, whose product is MDAARRLDRDLRRRAAGSGVSDARRHSLTRTFKGGNMASTIVGLDIGNGVIRAAELADPGKAKPTLLRYHSIVVPPTAIQKGEVLEVGTVSAALKQLWATAGFKSKKVVLGMGNQRVMVRDVSVPQMPLAQIKESLPFQVQELLPVPVADAILDFYPVSAGRSENSDVVNGLLIAAVKEPVLKNVEAVQAAGLDPVEVDLIPFALTRALVPMSDSRDLVAIVHIGATTTSVVIAANGVPQFVRIIQSGGEDITQALVRRLGLDAAQSDKVKRGFGLNSENVAPDWKPAVEAIVTAAGELIDSVRNTLSFFVNTHQGVRLDRAYLSGGGAQLAGLPAAMADAIRLPVGLPDPLARFSVAKTVDAERLRADLAGVPVAAGLALGSKS
- a CDS encoding prepilin peptidase, whose translation is MIAVVGVLGALGLAIGSFLNVVIYRVPNGLSVVAPASACPGCETPIKGRDNVPLLSWLLLGGRCRSCRMRISARYPAIELVTGLAFIGVALVFTPAVVTAATIGQALASAAVLAALLYFAAISVALTMIDVDVHRLPNAIVYPAYPVMAVLVTAAALAGGDAGRLVPALIGAAGSLLFYFILAFAYPGGMGLGDVKLAGVIGMLLGFLGWPQLAVGIASAFALGGVFGIVLIALRRGGRKTGIPFGPWMLLGAWIGIFAGEPLAQAYLTLVGIR
- a CDS encoding PulJ/GspJ family protein — translated: MIGAIKRRLQHGAGGEAGISLIEMIVGMALTALVLSLVGTMLVQVGKVTTLTNDRSRSTAEAQNVLDAMSTDIRAGVNIPGNSPITWAVRPGSEATVTGEKIRLITYSDVARPNPIGMPLQVAYSLENGTIVRNAWTVPSSSASYPLSTAPSNKRNLGSRVTAFSLNYIQGTCPAPASSPCTVSTVTTTNVGLIIGVNISLTAQAAGSTVPVSMSTTVYLPNAGSTQKYAGS
- a CDS encoding carboxypeptidase-like regulatory domain-containing protein, which translates into the protein MIWLRNARLRAQRVAARVAADDTGLGIVEVVVAMVIFALIAVGVAQGLVISSKIAGDAQSRAVALNLNSAQLDYVRTQSPYSVQSSSKTSPSSTMQIDGITYTTFQTVAWTDTSGADRSCGAVDSSFQLLRVRVETIWSTQLQTTPAATSDALISADNTIKDPGNGTIFIKVTKSDGSGYANLQLSAKSTGGIALTVPKTNTDGCAFITGVAPGSYTVTADVTGNVDRKHQKTSVSQVLNVTAGSAVPVSFDYDVDTSVNTSYPTGQSNVIYPTDLVTTWFTSADIPPYYTVSGTPSRVDLFPAAKVGYTAIAGAFAPAQGAATTCLSPDPGNWDAGSAGGKNLLDGVRQDPVTALPNTSPSYGVPMGVVQATGLPSNGTYTVVATSAAAGPGDPGCATGQKYTFTVKNNNSPKLALPYGTWSLSYGGLLGLSFPLSAQALTNAYSTSPAGTATLDPRSAS
- a CDS encoding type IV pilin protein; its protein translation is MTRIQDILAARMDRVKNGDKGFTLIELLVVVIIIGILAAIAIPVYIGVQNNAKDSAVKSDLGNAKTAVVAKYTQDGNYPTALTGLEGQGYTQSDASNYKSATAGDLPAITVVASNGGFCITAVSASGTRFAVSDKKAIATGTCNAGVMS
- a CDS encoding type II secretion system F family protein, producing MAATAIAARNFDYKSRNSTGKLVSGRLEASSEGAVVDKLRSMGLAPVEIRESTGGTGLAREISLGSFSKGVDLKALAVFSRQMATMVSAGLSLLKTLNILAEQTENKKLKSVLGAVTRDVESGASLSDALAKHSVEFPPIMVNMVRAGETGGFLEDALATIAENFEKESKLKATIKSAMTYPVMVLGIAVLAVIVMLIFIVPIFQKMFSSAGKDLPAPTMILVGLSQNMWWIVPAILVVTIGGSVWWRTNKNREEVRQRFDPIMLKLPVFGQLNGKIAIARFSRNLSNMIGAGVPILQALVIVGETSGNWVVENAAKKVADSVRQGKSIAGPLAEESVFPSMVVQMVAVGEDSGALETMLSKVADFYDMEVEATTKALTSLIEPLLIAFLGVVIGGMIVALYMPIFNMIQVVQQ
- a CDS encoding type IV pilus twitching motility protein PilT, yielding MEKPVYDIPLSDVGGGVPFSTPPVPPADKNLFTSPPPTMTPDGDPVSGAAQGTPSAAFASPPGSAAPPAPAPETVFPPPMPAAGATPGSFPAPAAGAAFDFEAAPPPAGRVFDLVDAPAPSVPATDAPAPVFDLSDVAAPASESPFDAPAPSSAPVLDLDAPDFGGADFSFESFAAPAPAAAASHSVDDVAPAAAPLDLDAAFFASASAPSAPTAPEAAGSVLDLDAPAEAAPAVDDSAIDLGAPESLAPTAPAIDLDAVLRAPAPAESAFAPAAAAEAPAFAEPTPTAVVDAPAPDAFSAISFDDVAEPATVAYDFPTAPVDTAEAPAPTQLLDTVAVADSPADVAPSAAEIDEIAALNPGAGTPDAQLIAALQQVLLSGASDLHVASGAAPMLRVDGGLSPIPGYDVWDRAEVRDRLYSLLSEDYQKKFEEVLELDFAYTLSANARFRVNFYQDRGSMGAAFRIIPTHIKTLRELGIGEEVGSFSTLPRGLVLVTGPTGSGKSTTLAAMIDLVNETRRDHVVTVEDPIEFMHKNKKSLINQREVGRDTHSFGNALKHVLRQDPDVILIGELRDLETISIALTAAETGHLVFATLHTQSAPTTIDRVIDVFPPHQQDQVRTQLAATLQGVVCQTLVKKAGGSGRAVATEVMFTTPAISNLVREGKTYQITSVLQSGASQGMHTMDQALAQLVNDGTITRSVAMEKSQDPETLERLITRVDMNAVGTEGGFVSLDFTDYGDQKGRH